In a single window of the Acidobacteriota bacterium genome:
- a CDS encoding sigma-70 family RNA polymerase sigma factor, which translates to MLFPLLQPERSIDDFVDKDEGCRMSALLADKAEKNQEERLYSKEIRRLVRAALFNLDDRERHIIRNRFGILGGKELTLEEIGRTLNLSRERVRQLEREAKQKLQTNLERYQSGLRYSLA; encoded by the coding sequence ATGCTATTCCCGTTACTACAGCCCGAGCGATCGATCGATGACTTCGTCGACAAGGACGAAGGGTGTCGCATGTCGGCCCTGCTGGCGGATAAGGCCGAAAAGAACCAGGAGGAGCGGCTCTACAGCAAAGAGATCCGCCGACTGGTTCGTGCGGCGCTGTTCAACCTGGACGATCGCGAGCGGCACATCATTCGCAATCGTTTCGGCATTCTTGGTGGCAAGGAACTGACACTCGAAGAGATCGGACGAACGCTCAACCTGAGTCGTGAACGTGTCCGCCAACTCGAGCGTGAAGCGAAGCAGAAACTGCAGACAAATCTCGAGCGCTATCAGTCCGGCCTCCGTTACTCACTGGCATGA
- a CDS encoding DUF177 domain-containing protein, producing MIIQLDKMGLNGEAFDLTLSEAIFSADPLADAQGDPVSLEDGRFQGTVAHRHGAPRLDGILDATIRRSCVRCLEPADSVIRAELSLKLVPQPAPQAAGETEMDPDLTHTLELVDGRVDLVEVARETVFLQLGLRPLCQPDCEGLCPTCGINRNLLECDCAAGSVDPRLEPLRALRESQIQKRKSDGQS from the coding sequence GTGATCATCCAACTCGACAAGATGGGCCTCAACGGGGAGGCGTTCGATCTGACCCTGTCGGAGGCGATCTTCTCCGCAGACCCCCTGGCGGATGCGCAGGGGGATCCGGTCTCACTCGAGGACGGACGCTTCCAGGGGACGGTGGCTCATCGGCACGGAGCACCACGACTGGACGGCATCCTGGACGCGACGATCCGCCGCTCCTGTGTCCGCTGCCTGGAACCCGCCGATAGCGTGATCCGGGCCGAACTCTCTCTGAAGTTGGTCCCGCAGCCAGCCCCCCAGGCGGCCGGCGAGACCGAGATGGACCCGGATCTGACCCACACCCTGGAACTGGTCGACGGCCGCGTGGATCTCGTGGAAGTCGCGCGGGAGACCGTCTTCCTCCAGCTGGGCCTACGACCGCTCTGTCAGCCGGATTGCGAGGGTCTTTGCCCGACTTGCGGCATCAACCGAAACCTCCTAGAGTGCGACTGCGCTGCGGGGAGTGTGGACCCTCGACTGGAGCCACTGCGAGCCCTCCGCGAGTCGCAGATACAGAAGAGGAAATCCGATGGCCAATCCTAA
- the rpmF gene encoding 50S ribosomal protein L32 — protein MANPKRRHSKARKNKRRAHDALPKVGLSDCPNCHEKKLPHRVCPHCGNYKGREIVEPPEL, from the coding sequence ATGGCCAATCCTAAACGACGTCATTCGAAGGCGCGGAAGAATAAACGCCGGGCACACGATGCCCTTCCGAAGGTTGGTCTGTCCGATTGCCCGAATTGCCACGAGAAGAAACTGCCTCACCGGGTCTGCCCCCACTGCGGAAACTACAAGGGGCGGGAGATCGTCGAGCCGCCGGAGCTTTAG
- a CDS encoding DUF4388 domain-containing protein produces MQSAFTSQTLAEIFRDLYLGERTGSLVLENDDHVARIFFERGLLTFAHSSMDGGDLGKRLLANQQISTGALKEAGAGVDGSDGLATSLLKRGLISKDVLTTVSTAIVRETVRGVFQWPHGTARFVEGSGAEDGVELDVVASFEAILQGILDMREFEPIRDALRGLDNRIRVRRPAPVPLEKLKLSPAHGFILSRVDGSASAVQILSTLPEDEATGALRFLFGLLVMGVLEFDPPLCEGSFRVSVILRDHADRRALEQIQEQSIRQAYEQMRSQNPHEILSVPPSAPREAIERAYEDAKQIFSRERILPAVREKFRSELAVLESRFIEAFLTLTQVKVNSAPEAIPGSDNGVGADDLLVRVEMDKTRSKLALEQASKVAESYFAKARHSERDGDYHNAIQYVKLAISYHPEEARFYYLLADCQVRNPGPRWQHQAEQNYTKSTQLDPWNADYWIRLGLFYKKRGLKLRARRQFEEALKLVPAHEQASRELDNLG; encoded by the coding sequence TTGCAGTCCGCATTTACGTCTCAGACGCTCGCCGAGATTTTCCGGGATTTATACCTGGGGGAGCGTACCGGCTCGCTCGTTCTGGAGAACGACGACCATGTGGCGCGGATCTTCTTCGAGCGTGGGCTTCTGACGTTCGCCCATTCCTCCATGGACGGCGGGGATCTGGGGAAGCGGCTGTTGGCCAACCAGCAGATCTCCACCGGTGCGCTGAAAGAGGCGGGCGCCGGCGTGGATGGATCCGATGGGCTTGCGACATCACTCCTGAAGCGTGGCCTGATATCGAAAGATGTGCTGACGACGGTCAGCACCGCCATCGTCCGCGAGACGGTCCGCGGTGTCTTTCAGTGGCCCCACGGCACCGCCCGTTTCGTCGAGGGCTCCGGCGCAGAGGACGGCGTCGAACTGGACGTCGTCGCGTCCTTCGAGGCGATCCTGCAGGGGATCCTCGATATGCGTGAGTTCGAACCGATTCGCGACGCGCTTCGAGGTCTCGACAATCGGATCCGTGTGCGTCGTCCGGCCCCGGTACCCCTCGAAAAATTGAAGCTCTCGCCCGCACATGGGTTCATCCTCTCCCGAGTCGACGGCTCTGCCTCCGCGGTACAGATCCTCAGCACGTTGCCCGAGGATGAGGCCACCGGGGCCCTCCGGTTCCTCTTCGGGCTGCTGGTGATGGGCGTACTCGAGTTCGATCCACCCCTTTGCGAAGGGTCCTTCCGAGTGTCGGTGATCCTACGGGACCACGCCGACCGTCGGGCCCTCGAACAGATCCAGGAGCAGTCGATCCGTCAGGCCTACGAGCAGATGCGATCGCAGAACCCTCACGAGATTCTCAGCGTCCCGCCGTCGGCACCGCGGGAGGCGATCGAGCGCGCCTACGAAGACGCGAAGCAGATATTCAGTCGCGAGCGGATCCTCCCGGCCGTTCGCGAGAAGTTCCGAAGCGAACTGGCCGTCCTCGAGTCACGCTTCATCGAAGCGTTCCTCACGCTGACCCAGGTCAAGGTCAACTCTGCGCCTGAGGCGATACCCGGTTCCGACAACGGCGTTGGCGCCGACGACTTGCTGGTCCGGGTCGAGATGGACAAGACCCGTTCGAAGCTGGCGCTCGAGCAGGCCTCGAAGGTGGCCGAGAGTTATTTCGCCAAGGCTCGACACTCTGAGCGGGATGGGGATTACCACAACGCGATTCAGTATGTGAAGTTGGCCATCTCCTATCATCCCGAGGAGGCACGTTTCTACTACTTGCTCGCCGATTGTCAGGTACGAAACCCGGGGCCCCGTTGGCAGCATCAGGCCGAGCAGAACTACACCAAGTCGACCCAGCTGGACCCCTGGAATGCGGACTACTGGATCAGGCTCGGGCTGTTCTACAAGAAACGGGGGCTCAAGCTCCGTGCGCGCCGGCAGTTCGAGGAGGCGTTGAAGCTGGTCCCGGCCCACGAGCAGGCCTCCCGGGAGCTGGACAACCTCGGCTAG
- a CDS encoding lytic transglycosylase domain-containing protein: MMNRRLQAAGPALILGLLLVAPGPLDAAEIVKLTSGQTLRVASIHPVGNQVELRLEGGGSLQVPADRVQGWFTERRPDKITTPPAPALRAGGAWRQRAGQYAPMIETASRRYGLHPALLTSMAEVESAFDPRAVSPKGAMGLLQLMPATAERFGVQDAFDVTQNIEAGARYIDWLLDRFGTVELALAGYNAGEGAVDRYQDIPPYPETENYVVKVLNGLDRLGGSREDLRIAR, encoded by the coding sequence ATGATGAATCGAAGACTCCAGGCTGCGGGACCGGCTTTGATCCTCGGGCTGCTCCTCGTGGCACCCGGGCCGCTGGACGCCGCCGAGATCGTAAAGTTGACCAGCGGCCAGACGCTTCGCGTGGCGTCGATCCACCCGGTGGGCAACCAGGTCGAGTTGCGGCTGGAGGGCGGTGGCTCGCTCCAGGTTCCGGCCGACCGGGTGCAGGGGTGGTTCACCGAGAGGCGACCGGACAAGATCACGACGCCTCCCGCTCCCGCGCTGCGAGCCGGGGGAGCCTGGCGCCAGCGAGCGGGCCAGTACGCGCCGATGATCGAGACCGCGTCACGCCGATATGGACTCCATCCGGCGCTCCTCACGTCGATGGCAGAGGTAGAGTCGGCCTTCGATCCACGGGCGGTCTCGCCGAAGGGTGCCATGGGGCTGCTCCAGTTGATGCCGGCGACGGCGGAACGATTCGGCGTCCAGGATGCGTTTGATGTCACGCAGAACATCGAAGCAGGCGCCCGCTATATCGATTGGTTGCTGGATCGATTCGGCACCGTGGAACTGGCGCTGGCCGGCTACAACGCCGGCGAAGGTGCCGTGGATCGCTACCAGGATATCCCGCCCTATCCCGAGACCGAGAATTACGTCGTCAAGGTGCTCAACGGCCTCGATCGGCTGGGTGGCTCCCGAGAAGACTTGAGAATAGCGCGCTAA
- the bamA gene encoding outer membrane protein assembly factor BamA — MDRGSVKLDTGILLDLSHPQEHLAQVTLKSPTVEIDGAFAMDPNPKTGPAKPFQLQIDDLEISDARIRIDDHERNSSLHASSFSITGIENASRPGWHGRLAGEVSVRDSPIGVDYPLSFVSRYAYTPGKVRLVGLEVSGPGVSGLFSGDLDWRQEFLARLEGDVDLELDAIEPYLDESMPRFSGAAEANLHILVDHEGWLVEGPLVSSDVHVDDLVARQAQARLIIDQESVTLEELVANSFGGVANGRVVIGIGGPTTIDLDLDSKGVSAEGLLAWIGVPLPVASTLAASLRLTGTLGDRTTWDGEGTFVGEAMESTLGGLPTVVGAGEIAFDAGVMSLRAEAVELASATLTVDGQLRIAEDQTPGRIVLNGSTSDASATHQGVEQVLAALGEQLPQQAAWPLTGSGTLSAGFSLQDSAPLELAVDLKDGGWGLQEFDRLRLSLTIDDDRLAITDTLLWIHEQRLEGDFAIDMGRSVPLEVDVNVHGFYPAFLLEQLGLAEGVSGIWSGDLSAQTTEGGLEGAGSFTVENVSMMDHTIRTASTQVTATSSVLSLGELRAEGDGFELRGRGTWDLIHDEQSIEIDSAVLELGDLAAWGDEAASVAGELTVTGRIDARADGLQGELTVRGHDIHSDPFQLGDFEGNLALLGDRLAFRADSAADAGWQVDGTLLLVEPLPAVMTVQLDETPLGSLHASLQDQDGSVSGTFDVHVSLSEPEGIQIEGTVTDASSGFGAHELRLLDPFDLVAGPSGWTARGLHLGSGDTQLRGNAQSGPAADEVSASLAGRVNLAMLSAVEPEIRAAGTADVDLRAAYSTAGLDLDGSVEFVDGRLHWLGFPETIAALTGRMRFRDSELTVDTLTGRFGGGEIHVVGGANLLNPSDPEFEFDLSAANVRLDGPEGFRGIYDADLTWKSLIDHQTLVGRVEVLRGLYDEPFDLGGIGGAGGRAVSGTAIEGLPLDLEFDVDIIADSGVWLRNDLIEGEATMDLELVGTAARPEIAGRAALRDGGQIRFRDLEYRILTATLDFVDPARLDPYITLHAVTQVAEYAIHLRVEGTASQFEYDLTSTPSLAQQDIIALLTTGRTMQDLSGRPGRTEFTGDLAANYFAGALTDRFERQLERVLRLERFQIDPLLTQEDADPTARITIGKAVTDDLFVILSTDLNSTEDQLYEIQWRLSRKTRASATRDTEGGIGGDIQYYDRYWWKKPDLDPDAEHEAAVALRSSADIAGDEVEARIESIFVGGLTGNDRDEARRRIKLNVGDPYRRSTMFAGIESLRKMLVGRGHIEAEVNAVATPIGDGARVKVEYWVSRGRILTVEFDGVDKKDERKRLDALLRDRWSVVVFGDDLYDDAIQQLLADFHARGYYAADVQHFERVDDDGQLVCVFSVDRGPVVRVRELEIEGVENLPAADVRRQLLTRTASLLQKGLLVPGVLKDDVRAIAHLYRSRGFLDVEVDDPRIRLSRNGENASINILVHEGQRSRVGELTFSGESPFPDEEMHGWLTIESEQTYSPIRMLEAESAVRAKFDSHGYADARVRSSVTREADRVHVEFELVPGTPKRLHSIEILGAQSTRENVIKRALQLEPGELISRDALLRSQHELYRTGVFSNVRLTTDPAAVGEEGDAAEPQVLTVRVEEARPLATSVGIGYDSEGGERISFSASHQNIGGRNRILSLQGHASDILTRVQFIGEAPHLFGRKDPVLVNLSVEDRDEIGFKVLRRSAAIRFDRRWNRKWNSFTRYNYQRVDLREIEDSLAVTEEKLENLGLGDVGFTVVRDSRDDPLLPRRGTYGSLSTRLFAPAFGGEVAMLKTQMTVSWVHTFSNQITLASGMRLGLAEPFGVSERVPLSERFFAGGDSTVRGFGRDELGPMTDGLPAGGESMFIFNQEFRFPLFGPLRGNLFYDAGNIYPTIEDFDVTDIRHVLGIGLRYETAIGPLRLEYGRKLDREVGESDAELFFAIGTAF, encoded by the coding sequence TTGGACCGCGGGTCCGTCAAGCTCGACACCGGCATCCTGCTCGATCTCTCGCACCCTCAGGAGCATCTCGCCCAGGTCACTCTGAAGTCGCCTACCGTCGAGATCGACGGCGCGTTTGCGATGGATCCCAACCCCAAGACGGGGCCCGCCAAACCGTTCCAGCTCCAGATCGACGACCTCGAGATCTCCGACGCGAGGATCCGAATCGATGACCACGAGCGCAACTCCAGCCTGCATGCCTCGTCCTTCTCGATCACGGGAATCGAGAACGCGTCACGCCCGGGCTGGCACGGTCGACTGGCCGGCGAGGTTTCGGTACGAGATTCGCCGATCGGCGTGGATTACCCGCTGAGTTTCGTGAGCCGTTATGCCTATACACCCGGGAAGGTCCGTCTGGTCGGCCTGGAGGTCTCGGGGCCGGGAGTTTCGGGCCTGTTTTCCGGCGATCTGGACTGGCGCCAGGAATTTCTCGCACGCCTCGAGGGAGACGTCGATCTGGAGCTCGACGCCATCGAGCCCTACCTCGACGAATCCATGCCCAGGTTTTCCGGCGCTGCCGAGGCGAACCTGCACATTCTGGTGGACCACGAGGGATGGCTTGTCGAGGGGCCGCTGGTCTCCTCCGATGTCCACGTCGATGATCTGGTGGCGCGCCAGGCTCAGGCTCGGTTGATCATCGATCAGGAGTCGGTAACCCTCGAGGAGCTCGTCGCCAACAGCTTCGGCGGTGTCGCGAACGGTCGCGTCGTCATCGGGATCGGTGGACCGACGACCATCGATCTCGATCTGGACAGCAAGGGCGTCTCCGCCGAGGGTCTACTGGCCTGGATCGGTGTCCCGCTGCCCGTCGCATCGACCCTCGCCGCATCGTTGCGTCTGACCGGTACGCTCGGTGACCGAACGACTTGGGATGGAGAGGGGACGTTCGTCGGCGAGGCGATGGAGTCCACCCTGGGCGGATTGCCGACGGTGGTGGGAGCCGGGGAGATCGCGTTCGATGCCGGCGTCATGTCCCTACGGGCCGAGGCCGTTGAACTGGCTAGCGCCACGTTGACCGTCGATGGTCAATTGAGGATCGCCGAGGATCAGACGCCGGGACGCATCGTCCTGAACGGGTCGACGAGCGATGCCTCTGCAACCCACCAGGGCGTGGAGCAGGTCCTCGCAGCCCTGGGGGAACAGCTCCCGCAGCAGGCGGCCTGGCCACTCACGGGGAGCGGGACACTTAGTGCAGGCTTCAGCCTCCAGGATTCGGCGCCGCTGGAGCTGGCGGTAGACCTGAAGGACGGCGGTTGGGGTCTCCAGGAATTCGACCGGCTTCGTCTGTCGCTGACGATCGACGATGATCGTCTCGCGATCACCGACACGCTGCTGTGGATCCACGAACAGCGGCTGGAGGGGGACTTCGCGATCGACATGGGTCGATCCGTACCGCTAGAGGTCGATGTCAACGTGCACGGGTTCTACCCGGCGTTCCTCCTGGAGCAACTCGGCCTCGCCGAGGGGGTCTCGGGAATCTGGAGTGGCGACCTCTCGGCCCAGACGACGGAAGGAGGGCTCGAGGGGGCAGGCTCCTTCACGGTCGAGAACGTCAGCATGATGGACCACACGATCCGAACGGCATCCACACAGGTCACCGCGACCTCGTCGGTCCTCAGCCTCGGAGAGCTACGAGCCGAGGGCGATGGGTTCGAGCTTCGTGGTCGCGGAACATGGGACCTGATTCACGATGAGCAGTCCATCGAGATTGACTCCGCCGTGCTGGAGTTGGGGGACCTTGCGGCCTGGGGCGACGAAGCCGCGTCCGTCGCGGGTGAGCTGACGGTCACGGGCCGGATCGACGCTCGAGCCGACGGCCTTCAGGGTGAGTTGACGGTCCGCGGTCACGACATCCACTCGGATCCGTTTCAGCTCGGCGACTTTGAGGGCAACCTGGCTCTCCTGGGGGATCGGCTCGCCTTCCGAGCCGATTCGGCGGCCGACGCGGGGTGGCAGGTCGACGGGACACTCCTGCTCGTCGAGCCTCTGCCCGCTGTGATGACGGTCCAGCTCGATGAGACACCTCTGGGCTCGCTTCATGCATCGTTGCAAGACCAGGACGGCTCCGTCAGCGGTACGTTCGATGTCCACGTCTCGTTGAGCGAACCCGAGGGCATCCAGATCGAAGGCACGGTGACCGATGCCTCGTCCGGATTCGGTGCGCACGAACTGCGCTTACTGGACCCGTTCGATCTGGTGGCCGGGCCGAGTGGTTGGACGGCCCGGGGACTGCATCTCGGGAGCGGCGATACCCAACTGAGGGGCAACGCGCAGTCCGGACCCGCAGCCGATGAAGTGTCCGCGAGCCTCGCGGGTCGCGTAAACCTCGCCATGCTCTCCGCCGTCGAACCCGAGATAAGAGCCGCCGGCACCGCCGATGTCGATCTTCGAGCCGCCTATTCCACAGCGGGCCTCGACCTCGATGGCTCGGTCGAGTTCGTTGACGGGCGGCTTCACTGGCTCGGGTTCCCGGAAACCATCGCCGCGTTGACGGGACGGATGCGTTTTCGCGACAGCGAACTGACCGTCGACACGCTGACGGGCCGATTCGGTGGTGGGGAAATTCATGTGGTCGGTGGAGCGAATCTGCTGAATCCCTCCGACCCGGAGTTCGAGTTTGACCTCTCTGCCGCCAACGTCCGTCTCGACGGCCCCGAGGGATTTCGCGGCATCTACGACGCCGACCTCACCTGGAAGTCGTTGATCGATCACCAGACCCTCGTCGGGCGTGTCGAGGTGCTAAGGGGCCTGTACGACGAGCCGTTCGATCTGGGAGGTATCGGGGGTGCCGGCGGACGCGCAGTGAGCGGCACCGCCATCGAGGGACTCCCGCTCGACCTGGAGTTCGATGTCGATATCATCGCAGACTCCGGGGTCTGGCTCCGAAACGATCTGATCGAGGGCGAAGCAACGATGGACCTCGAACTCGTCGGCACGGCAGCGCGTCCAGAGATCGCGGGACGCGCGGCCCTGCGTGACGGCGGCCAGATTCGATTCCGCGATCTGGAATACCGGATTCTAACGGCGACTCTGGATTTCGTCGATCCGGCCCGCCTCGATCCCTACATCACCCTTCATGCTGTGACGCAGGTCGCCGAGTATGCGATTCACCTGAGGGTCGAGGGGACCGCCAGTCAGTTTGAGTATGACCTCACGAGCACACCATCCCTCGCACAGCAGGACATCATCGCTCTGCTGACGACGGGTCGTACGATGCAGGATCTGAGTGGGCGCCCCGGTCGGACGGAATTCACCGGAGACCTCGCGGCGAACTACTTCGCCGGCGCATTGACCGATCGCTTCGAACGACAACTGGAACGGGTCCTCCGTCTGGAGCGGTTTCAGATCGACCCCCTCTTGACCCAGGAGGACGCCGACCCGACGGCACGGATCACCATCGGCAAGGCCGTGACGGACGATCTGTTCGTCATCCTCTCGACCGACCTGAACTCGACCGAAGACCAACTCTACGAGATCCAGTGGAGGCTGTCTCGAAAGACCCGGGCCAGTGCGACGCGGGATACCGAGGGCGGAATCGGTGGCGATATTCAGTACTACGATCGCTACTGGTGGAAAAAGCCCGACCTCGATCCCGACGCGGAACACGAGGCCGCCGTGGCATTGCGATCCTCGGCAGACATCGCTGGTGATGAAGTCGAAGCCCGCATCGAATCGATCTTCGTGGGCGGGCTGACCGGGAACGATCGGGACGAAGCACGTCGGCGGATCAAACTCAATGTCGGGGATCCCTATCGACGCTCGACGATGTTCGCCGGGATCGAGTCCTTACGGAAGATGCTGGTCGGTCGCGGACACATCGAGGCCGAGGTCAACGCGGTCGCCACTCCGATCGGAGACGGTGCCAGAGTCAAAGTCGAGTACTGGGTCTCCCGCGGTCGCATACTGACCGTCGAATTCGATGGTGTAGACAAGAAGGATGAACGGAAACGCCTGGACGCCTTGCTGCGCGATCGCTGGAGCGTCGTCGTCTTCGGCGATGACCTTTACGACGATGCCATCCAACAGCTACTGGCAGACTTTCATGCGCGCGGATACTACGCCGCCGACGTCCAGCATTTCGAACGCGTCGATGACGACGGGCAGCTCGTTTGCGTGTTCTCCGTCGATCGTGGACCGGTCGTGCGAGTCCGCGAGCTGGAGATCGAAGGCGTCGAGAATCTTCCGGCGGCGGACGTCCGCCGGCAGTTGTTGACCCGTACGGCGAGCCTGTTGCAGAAAGGACTCCTGGTGCCCGGCGTCCTGAAGGACGACGTTCGTGCCATCGCACACCTCTATCGAAGTCGCGGGTTCCTGGATGTCGAAGTGGATGACCCGCGCATTCGCCTGTCGAGGAACGGCGAGAACGCCTCGATAAACATCCTTGTCCACGAGGGGCAACGGTCCCGTGTCGGAGAGCTCACGTTCTCCGGAGAGAGTCCGTTCCCGGATGAGGAGATGCACGGGTGGCTCACCATCGAGTCGGAGCAGACGTACTCGCCGATCCGGATGCTCGAGGCGGAGAGTGCCGTTCGGGCAAAGTTCGATTCCCACGGTTACGCCGACGCGCGGGTTCGATCGAGTGTCACGCGTGAGGCGGATCGGGTCCACGTCGAGTTCGAGCTTGTTCCCGGAACGCCGAAGCGTCTGCACTCGATCGAGATCCTGGGCGCGCAGTCGACTCGCGAGAATGTGATCAAGCGGGCATTGCAGCTTGAGCCCGGTGAGCTCATCTCCCGGGACGCGCTTCTGCGAAGCCAGCACGAGTTGTATCGAACCGGAGTGTTCAGCAACGTGCGATTGACGACGGATCCGGCGGCCGTCGGTGAAGAGGGAGATGCCGCCGAGCCACAAGTCTTGACCGTACGCGTGGAAGAGGCCCGTCCGCTGGCGACCTCCGTGGGGATTGGTTATGACTCGGAGGGTGGAGAGCGAATCAGCTTCTCCGCGAGCCACCAGAACATCGGTGGTCGCAACCGCATCCTGAGTCTTCAAGGGCACGCCAGCGACATCCTTACCCGCGTCCAGTTCATCGGGGAGGCTCCGCATCTTTTCGGCAGGAAGGATCCGGTTCTCGTCAACCTATCGGTCGAGGATCGTGATGAGATCGGGTTCAAGGTTCTCCGCCGTAGTGCCGCCATTCGCTTCGATCGTCGGTGGAATAGGAAATGGAACAGCTTCACCCGATATAACTACCAACGCGTCGATCTTCGCGAGATCGAAGACTCTCTGGCGGTCACCGAGGAGAAGCTCGAGAACCTGGGGCTCGGGGATGTCGGCTTCACGGTCGTCCGTGACTCCCGCGATGATCCGCTTCTCCCTCGGCGCGGAACCTACGGCAGCCTGAGCACTCGACTCTTCGCGCCGGCCTTCGGCGGCGAGGTCGCGATGCTGAAGACTCAGATGACGGTCTCGTGGGTCCACACGTTTTCAAATCAGATCACGCTTGCAAGTGGTATGCGACTGGGCCTTGCCGAGCCGTTTGGCGTCAGCGAGCGGGTTCCGCTGTCGGAGAGGTTCTTCGCAGGAGGGGACTCGACGGTTCGAGGGTTTGGACGGGATGAGCTAGGTCCGATGACCGACGGGCTCCCCGCCGGCGGCGAGTCGATGTTCATCTTCAATCAGGAGTTTCGATTCCCGCTATTCGGTCCGTTGCGCGGGAACCTGTTCTATGACGCCGGAAACATCTACCCGACCATCGAGGACTTTGACGTCACGGATATCCGGCATGTTCTAGGGATCGGTCTTCGCTACGAGACGGCGATCGGCCCGCTTCGACTGGAGTACGGGCGAAAGCTGGATCGGGAGGTCGGAGAATCGGACGCGGAGCTGTTTTTCGCTATCGGGACCGCGTTCTAG
- the mutL gene encoding DNA mismatch repair endonuclease MutL, with protein MGRIQVLSDGVVNRIAAGEVVDRPASVIKELVENSLDAGATTVQVRIRSGGRQSIEVEDDGCGMDGNDALLAIERHATSKLKSAGDLESIGSLGFRGEALSSIASVSVFRLETAVEAGAGTRVRVRGGKIEGVDTVSRSRGTTICAERLFFNMPARRKFLRTESTEFSHVVKGMTRHALVNPGVRFVLTHNGSERLRVEPVDNLAQRYGQIYGKEAVDRLLAFDHYEDGFRVRGLAGRPTDGLPRRDGQHLFVNGRHVQDRVLAHAIAEAYGNTMPRGRFPSMLLFVEIAPDQVDVNVHPQKHEVRFRNSSRVHDLVRDTLMMSMGATDAVPTYRDLRPENADAIREPLRRATLSYLDSRPSPATTVSSPVERTAPDPIRSVPPPRQEPLPDRVQPRSVGAVHALLQLDESYIVAREQDGLVLLDQHAAHERVLFERFLAAAEEGVVEVQPLMFPVTLELDAIRHQLFEAEREEFQRLGFRVDSFGGTTVRIEAVPAIASELDPAELLLSLLGEAEGLDRAVTDIPALRRKWITSAACQAAIKIHHRLSDPEMQRLVGDLFQCRNPTTCPHGRPILFRLTLEEIERAFDRR; from the coding sequence GTGGGTCGGATTCAGGTACTCAGCGATGGCGTCGTCAATCGGATCGCAGCCGGCGAGGTGGTCGATCGTCCGGCCTCGGTCATCAAGGAGCTGGTCGAGAACAGCCTTGATGCCGGGGCAACGACCGTTCAGGTTCGTATTCGCTCAGGGGGGCGTCAGTCGATCGAGGTCGAAGACGACGGCTGTGGGATGGACGGCAACGACGCGCTCCTGGCGATCGAGCGACACGCGACGAGCAAGCTCAAGAGCGCCGGCGATCTCGAGTCGATCGGCTCTCTCGGTTTTCGAGGGGAGGCGCTCTCGAGTATCGCGAGTGTCTCGGTCTTTCGCCTGGAGACGGCCGTCGAGGCCGGAGCGGGCACTCGTGTTCGCGTCCGTGGTGGGAAGATCGAAGGGGTCGATACGGTGTCGCGTTCCAGGGGGACGACGATCTGTGCTGAACGACTCTTCTTCAACATGCCGGCCCGACGAAAGTTCCTCCGTACCGAGAGCACCGAGTTCTCACACGTCGTGAAGGGAATGACACGTCACGCGTTGGTCAATCCCGGTGTGCGTTTCGTGCTGACCCACAACGGCAGCGAGCGCTTGCGTGTCGAGCCCGTAGACAATCTGGCCCAGCGCTATGGACAGATCTACGGCAAGGAGGCCGTGGATCGTTTGCTCGCCTTCGATCACTATGAGGACGGGTTTCGGGTTCGCGGGCTTGCGGGACGACCCACCGATGGACTACCTCGTCGGGACGGACAGCATCTGTTCGTGAACGGGCGACATGTTCAGGATCGAGTGCTGGCTCACGCAATCGCCGAGGCCTATGGAAATACGATGCCTAGAGGCCGCTTTCCGTCGATGCTCCTATTCGTCGAGATCGCTCCCGATCAGGTGGATGTCAACGTTCACCCCCAGAAGCATGAGGTCCGCTTCCGCAACAGTTCCCGAGTCCACGATCTCGTCAGAGACACCTTGATGATGTCGATGGGGGCGACCGACGCCGTGCCCACTTATCGCGATCTGCGACCGGAGAACGCGGACGCGATACGCGAACCGCTTCGTCGAGCCACCCTGAGTTATCTGGATTCGCGACCGTCGCCTGCGACGACCGTATCGAGCCCGGTGGAACGGACGGCTCCGGACCCGATCCGGTCGGTTCCGCCGCCGCGACAAGAGCCATTACCCGACCGAGTTCAGCCGAGGTCTGTGGGCGCCGTCCACGCGCTCCTACAACTGGACGAATCCTATATCGTCGCTCGCGAGCAGGACGGGCTCGTCCTGCTCGATCAACACGCCGCCCACGAGCGTGTTCTCTTTGAACGATTCCTCGCCGCGGCCGAGGAAGGTGTCGTCGAGGTTCAACCGCTGATGTTCCCCGTCACGCTGGAGCTGGATGCCATCCGTCATCAGCTGTTCGAGGCCGAGCGGGAAGAGTTCCAGCGGCTCGGTTTTCGCGTCGACAGCTTCGGTGGCACGACGGTCCGGATCGAGGCGGTCCCGGCGATCGCGTCGGAGCTGGACCCCGCAGAGTTGCTGTTGTCCCTCCTCGGCGAGGCCGAGGGCCTGGATCGCGCCGTCACCGACATTCCGGCCCTTCGGCGGAAATGGATCACCAGCGCAGCGTGTCAGGCAGCCATCAAGATTCACCACCGCCTGTCGGATCCCGAAATGCAGCGACTGGTGGGGGACCTATTTCAGTGTCGTAATCCGACCACCTGCCCTCACGGGCGTCCGATCCTCTTTCGTTTGACGTTGGAGGAGATCGAGCGGGCGTTCGATCGCCGCTGA